From Vulpes vulpes isolate BD-2025 chromosome 7, VulVul3, whole genome shotgun sequence, one genomic window encodes:
- the DUSP4 gene encoding dual specificity protein phosphatase 4 isoform X1 — translation MVTVEELREMDCSVLKRLMNREESGGGALGLLSGGKCLLLDCRPFLAHSAGYIRGSVNVRCNTIVRRRAKGSVSLEQILPAEEEVRARLRSGLYSAVIVYDERSPRAESLREDSTVSLVVQALRRNAERTDICLLKGGYERFSSEYPEFCSKTKALAAIPPAVPASTAESLDVGCSSCGTPLHDQGGPVEILPFLYLGSAYHAARRDMLDALGITALLNVSSDCPNHFEGHYQYKCIPVEDNHKADISSWFMEAIEYIDAVKDRRGRVLVHCQAGISRSATICLAYLMMKKRVRLEEAFEFVKQRRSIISPNFSFMGQLLQFESQVLATSCAAEAASPSGPLRERGQATPTPTSQFVFSFPVSVGVHAAPSSLPYLHSPITTSPSC, via the exons ATGGTGACGGTGGAGGAGCTGCGGGAGATGGACTGCAGCGTGCTCAAAAGGCTGATGAACCGGGAGGAGAGCGGTGGCGGCGCCCTGGGGCTGCTGAGCGGCGGCAAGTGCCTGCTGCTGGACTGCAGACCGTTCCTGGCGCACAGCGCGGGCTACATCCGAGGCTCGGTCAACGTGCGCTGCAACACCATCGTGCGGCGGCGGGCCAAGGGCTCTGTGAGCCTGGAGCAGATCCTGCCCGCCGAGGAGGAGGTGCGCGCCCGCCTGCGCTCCGGCCTCTACTCGGCGGTCATCGTCTACGACGAGCGCAGCCCGCGCGCCGAGAGCCTCCGCGAGGACAGCACCGTGTCGCTGGTGGTGCAGGCGCTGCGCCGCAACGCCGAGCGCACCGACATCTGCCTCCTCAAAG GTGGTTATGAGAGGTTTTCCTCCGAGTACCCAGAATTCTGTTCCAAAACCAAGGCCCTGGCAGCCATCCCCCCTGCTGTGCCCGCCAGCACAGCGGAATCCTTGGATGTGGGCTGCAGCTCCTGTGGAACCCCCCTGCATGACCAG GGGGGTCCGGTGGAgatccttcccttcctctaccTTGGCAGTGCCTACCACGCTGCCCGGAGGGACATGCTGGATGCCCTGGGGATCACGGCCCTGTTGAACGTCTCCTCTGACTGCCCAAACCACTTTGAAGGACACTATCAGTACAAGTGTATCCCGGTCGAAGACAACCACAAGGCAGACATCAGCTCCTGGTTCATGGAAGCCATCGAGTACATCG ATGCCGTGAAGGACCGCCGCGGCCGCGTGCTGGTGCACTGCCAGGCGGGCATCTCGCGCTCGGCCACCATCTGCCTGGCCTACCTGATGATGAAGAAGCGGGTGCGGCTGGAGGAGGCCTTCGAGTTCGTCAAGCAGCGGCGGAGCATCATCTCGCCCAACTTCAGCTTCATGGGGCAGCTGCTGCAGTTCGAGTCCCAGGTCCTGGCCACGTCCTGCGCCGCCGAGGCCGCCAGCCCCTCGGGGCCCCTGCGCGAGCGCGGCCAGGCCACCCCCACGCCCACGTCGCAGTTCGTGTTCAGCTTCCCGGTGTCGGTGGGCGTGCACGCGGCCCCCAGCAGCCTGCCCTACCTGCACAGCCCCATCACCACCTCCCCCAGCTGCTAG
- the DUSP4 gene encoding dual specificity protein phosphatase 4 isoform X2, with translation MHKRGARRRVCPAPFLCKAGAVGVGPHGPAVTECVPGVAPSRRPSPPGLHPMGLSPTRRPPKPPGKIPAAPAAAGGYERFSSEYPEFCSKTKALAAIPPAVPASTAESLDVGCSSCGTPLHDQGGPVEILPFLYLGSAYHAARRDMLDALGITALLNVSSDCPNHFEGHYQYKCIPVEDNHKADISSWFMEAIEYIDAVKDRRGRVLVHCQAGISRSATICLAYLMMKKRVRLEEAFEFVKQRRSIISPNFSFMGQLLQFESQVLATSCAAEAASPSGPLRERGQATPTPTSQFVFSFPVSVGVHAAPSSLPYLHSPITTSPSC, from the exons ATGCACAAGAGGGGAGCTCGGAGAAGAGTATGCCCCGCTCCCTTCCTCTGCAAAGCAGGAGCTGTGGGGGTGGGGCCTCACGGACCTGCTGTCACTGAGTGCGTGCCCGGGGTGGCCCCCAGCAGGCGGCCTTCCCCACCTGGGCTCCACCCGATGGGCCTCTCCCCCACCCGCCGCCCGCCGAAACCGCCGGGGAAAATCCCAGCAGCTCCAGCCGCTGCCG GTGGTTATGAGAGGTTTTCCTCCGAGTACCCAGAATTCTGTTCCAAAACCAAGGCCCTGGCAGCCATCCCCCCTGCTGTGCCCGCCAGCACAGCGGAATCCTTGGATGTGGGCTGCAGCTCCTGTGGAACCCCCCTGCATGACCAG GGGGGTCCGGTGGAgatccttcccttcctctaccTTGGCAGTGCCTACCACGCTGCCCGGAGGGACATGCTGGATGCCCTGGGGATCACGGCCCTGTTGAACGTCTCCTCTGACTGCCCAAACCACTTTGAAGGACACTATCAGTACAAGTGTATCCCGGTCGAAGACAACCACAAGGCAGACATCAGCTCCTGGTTCATGGAAGCCATCGAGTACATCG ATGCCGTGAAGGACCGCCGCGGCCGCGTGCTGGTGCACTGCCAGGCGGGCATCTCGCGCTCGGCCACCATCTGCCTGGCCTACCTGATGATGAAGAAGCGGGTGCGGCTGGAGGAGGCCTTCGAGTTCGTCAAGCAGCGGCGGAGCATCATCTCGCCCAACTTCAGCTTCATGGGGCAGCTGCTGCAGTTCGAGTCCCAGGTCCTGGCCACGTCCTGCGCCGCCGAGGCCGCCAGCCCCTCGGGGCCCCTGCGCGAGCGCGGCCAGGCCACCCCCACGCCCACGTCGCAGTTCGTGTTCAGCTTCCCGGTGTCGGTGGGCGTGCACGCGGCCCCCAGCAGCCTGCCCTACCTGCACAGCCCCATCACCACCTCCCCCAGCTGCTAG